The following are from one region of the Silene latifolia isolate original U9 population chromosome 9, ASM4854445v1, whole genome shotgun sequence genome:
- the LOC141601390 gene encoding uncharacterized protein LOC141601390 has product MDVLTRIFRGLKQAPQFSFHPKCVQIELTHLFSCYSGLVPNPSKTNVYFAGVRSDVKALILRDIGYVEDHFPFKYLGVPLHSSRLTRDLLQPLLARIRAKMGHLESLHLTYAGKVTLLNSVIFGIEAFWCASLLLPKGIIKELEAQCRKFLWGTTGNRRFIFFSWEKVCRARKHGGLGIREVLSWNKALLLHMFWKLCHKPTSIWMQWSCHYIFKKSSCWDLNSEVCLSPIWTKILRNRDEFIQLMGSREAAKCCFQQWVTRPKFPVLEAYSVFRGEQLEPKWMRPILDSIVIPRHALTATLAAQNGLATVDKLCSSGMVLVNRCVLCCRAAEDAQHLFFACPFSQHLMQQILA; this is encoded by the coding sequence ATGGATGTTCTTACTAGAATTTTCAGGGGATTAAAACAGGCTCCTCAGTTTAGTTTCCATCCTAAATGTGTTCAAATTGAGCTTACCCATCTCTTCTCTTGTTATTCTGGTCTGGTTCCTAACCCTAGTAAAACCAATGTCTATTTTGCTGGAGTGAGGTCTGATGTGAAGGCCTTAATTCTCAGGGATATTGGGTATGTGGAGGATCATTTTCCTTTTAAATATCTTGGTGTCCCCCTCCACTCTTCCAGACTCACCAGAGATTTGCTCCAGCCCCTGCTTGCACGAATCAGAGCTAAGATGGGGCATTTGGAAAGTTTGCACTTAACTTATGCTGGGAAAGTGACTTTGCTAAACTCGGTTATCTTTGGAATTGAGGCTTTTTGGTGTGCCAGTCTTCTTCTTCCCAAAGGGATCATAAAGGAACTTGAAGCTCAATGTAGGAAATTTCTTTGGGGTACCACTGGTAATAGGAGGTTCATTTTCTTTAGTTGGGAGAAGGTGTGTCGAGCTCGTAAGCATGGTGGTTTGGGGATCAGAGAGGTGCTTAGCTGGAATAAAGCACTCCTCTTGCACATGTTCTGGAAGCTTTGCCATAAACCTACTTCTATATGGATGCAATGGTCTTGCCATTACATCTTCAAGAAGTCTTCTTGTTGGGATCTCAATTCTGAGGTTTGTCTCTCTCCAATATGGACCAAAATTCTTCGCAACAGAGATGAGTTCATACAACTCATGGGCTCTAGAGAGGCTGCCAAATGCTGCTTTCAGCAATGGGTGACTCGGCCAAAGTTCCCTGTTCTGGAAGCTTACTCAGTTTTTCGTGGTGAGCAGCTTGAACCAAAGTGGATGCGGCCCATTTTGGACTCTATTGTTATCCCTAGGCATGCTCTCACTGCTACCTTGGCTGCCCAGAATGGCCTTGCCACTGTTGACAAACTCTGTTCCAGTGGCATGGTACTGGTGAATCGTTGTGTGCTCTGTTGCAGGGCTGCTGAGGATGCTCAGCATCTTTTCTTTGCTTGCCCATTCTCACAGCATCTTATGCAGCAGATATTGGCTTGA